From the Mycoplasmatota bacterium genome, one window contains:
- the phoU gene encoding phosphate signaling complex protein PhoU, whose amino-acid sequence MTNNKSILDDSIEVLRLDIKNLVSMIIDQYKKVIHSIKTINSDLALEVIKNDGEINSMAEDIDLETIIVIARYQPVASDLRRVMTINKLAYELERIADYAKNIAEYVITGKEMNVGNASEIISNFDEMFNIIFKMLEINLQAFLEEDKNLAREALLMDNDIDILYKDNFNELLSRFKLSNNELEQLMISRALVLNKQIERSGDHLTNISEQILYLIKGKKFNVE is encoded by the coding sequence ATGACGAATAATAAAAGTATTTTAGATGATAGTATTGAAGTATTAAGATTAGATATTAAGAATCTAGTGAGTATGATTATTGATCAGTATAAAAAAGTCATTCATTCAATCAAAACAATTAATAGTGATTTAGCGCTTGAAGTCATTAAAAATGATGGAGAGATAAATTCGATGGCTGAAGATATTGATCTTGAAACAATTATCGTTATCGCTAGATATCAACCAGTTGCTTCTGATTTAAGAAGAGTGATGACGATTAATAAACTTGCTTATGAATTAGAAAGAATTGCTGATTATGCGAAAAATATCGCAGAATATGTTATTACTGGTAAAGAAATGAATGTAGGTAATGCTAGTGAAATTATTTCTAATTTTGATGAAATGTTTAATATAATATTTAAAATGCTAGAGATAAATTTGCAAGCCTTTTTGGAAGAAGATAAAAATTTAGCACGTGAAGCATTATTGATGGATAATGATATTGATATACTTTATAAAGATAATTTTAATGAATTATTATCTCGCTTTAAACTTTCGAATAACGAATTAGAACAACTTATGATTTCTCGTGCATTAGTTTTAAACAAGCAAATAGAACGTTCTGGTGATCATTTAACAAATATTTCCGAACAAATATTGTATTTAATTAAAGGAAAAAAATTTAATGTTGAATAA
- the pstC gene encoding phosphate ABC transporter permease subunit PstC: MAAILAVISVIVIIYYIFSEGIKPFLPNNQFIKEYVDKLKNDPQGQEALLNLSRYFDLETYRYHFWNFITGTTWHPSQNVFGVGFMIISSILSTIGALLFGVPVAILTAVFISEVAPKKLASIVRPAVELLAAIPSVLYGVFGAAVIVPMISRFKLNILGSSSASGTSLLAVVIVLSIMILPTVITICETAIRAVPKDYKEGSLALGASKIQTIFKVVLPAARSGILAAVVLGIGRAIGETMAVILVAGNPEQGIPTSLLDPVRLLTTNIALEQGYAAELHAQMLFSTAIVLFFFIMLVNMTLLIIKRKLGDR, encoded by the coding sequence AAGGGATAAAACCATTTTTGCCGAATAATCAGTTTATTAAAGAATATGTGGATAAATTAAAAAATGACCCGCAGGGTCAAGAAGCCTTATTAAATCTAAGTCGTTATTTTGATTTAGAAACTTATAGATATCATTTTTGGAATTTTATTACAGGTACCACTTGGCATCCGAGTCAAAATGTTTTTGGTGTTGGTTTTATGATTATATCATCTATACTATCAACAATTGGAGCATTGCTATTTGGTGTTCCTGTTGCCATTTTAACGGCTGTATTTATTTCAGAAGTTGCACCAAAGAAATTAGCTAGTATTGTTAGACCAGCAGTTGAATTACTAGCTGCGATACCATCTGTTTTATATGGGGTATTTGGGGCAGCGGTTATTGTTCCAATGATATCAAGATTTAAATTAAATATTTTAGGTTCATCGAGTGCTTCTGGAACATCATTATTAGCTGTTGTTATCGTATTATCTATCATGATTTTGCCAACTGTTATTACTATTTGTGAGACAGCCATTCGTGCTGTTCCTAAAGATTATAAGGAGGGATCCCTTGCTTTAGGTGCATCTAAAATTCAAACGATATTTAAAGTTGTTTTACCTGCAGCACGCTCAGGAATATTAGCAGCTGTTGTATTAGGAATCGGAAGAGCAATTGGTGAGACTATGGCAGTAATCTTAGTTGCAGGAAATCCTGAACAAGGAATTCCTACAAGTCTATTGGACCCAGTACGTTTATTAACAACTAACATTGCCTTAGAACAAGGTTATGCTGCTGAATTACATGCTCAAATGTTATTTTCGACAGCGATTGTACTATTCTTTTTTATTATGTTGGTAAATATGACCTTGTTGATTATTAAAAGAAAGTTAGGTGATAGGTAA
- a CDS encoding LysM peptidoglycan-binding domain-containing protein: protein MEEHIHYTVCWGDSFESIANRFGVSSQEIKSTNSIDEIYTGKILIIPNKTEEIPIKKIIINKSLGDYLKRHAKKKHIFNFYSYKKSHQ from the coding sequence ATGGAGGAACATATTCATTATACGGTATGTTGGGGAGATAGTTTCGAAAGTATTGCCAATCGTTTTGGTGTTTCTTCCCAAGAAATAAAATCTACAAATTCCATAGACGAGATTTATACTGGAAAAATTTTAATCATTCCTAATAAAACTGAGGAAATCCCTATTAAGAAGATTATTATTAACAAATCTTTAGGAGATTACCTAAAACGACACGCTAAGAAAAAGCACATTTTCAATTTTTATTCTTATAAAAAATCACATCAATAA
- a CDS encoding sugar phosphate isomerase/epimerase has translation MKLKYGMPSLVEFNSIEENVLFCKKLQLDFVELNMNMFYCLPENNNIKKINLLRDKYQIDFTMHFPEEIDFGTFYEEVQDANIALFQRYVEYGAKIGVETINVHLLPGVRITLPDKIVWSYEKNIDKYITNLTEAFKKLIAIAKPYHIKVCIENTRVPSFLENVFLKLKNIEDLYFTYDIGHDAKSNYNVEPIYQKLGEKVKHMHLHDYDKVTDHQVLFKGIINLYDKLEFAKRNQMRVVIEVKTTEALKKSVENLLIRHLK, from the coding sequence ATGAAGTTGAAATATGGAATGCCTTCTTTAGTTGAATTTAATTCAATTGAAGAAAATGTGTTATTCTGTAAAAAATTGCAACTCGATTTTGTGGAACTAAATATGAATATGTTTTATTGTCTACCAGAAAACAATAATATAAAAAAAATAAATTTATTAAGAGATAAATATCAAATTGATTTTACAATGCATTTTCCAGAAGAAATTGATTTTGGAACATTTTATGAAGAGGTACAAGATGCCAATATTGCTTTATTTCAACGTTATGTTGAATATGGAGCTAAAATAGGTGTTGAAACTATAAATGTTCATTTATTACCAGGTGTAAGGATTACTCTTCCAGATAAAATTGTATGGTCATATGAAAAAAATATAGATAAGTATATCACTAATTTAACAGAAGCTTTTAAAAAATTAATAGCTATCGCAAAACCTTATCATATTAAGGTTTGTATCGAAAATACACGGGTGCCTTCTTTTTTAGAAAATGTTTTTTTAAAATTAAAAAATATTGAGGATTTGTATTTTACTTATGATATTGGACATGATGCCAAATCAAACTATAATGTAGAACCTATTTATCAAAAATTAGGTGAAAAAGTTAAACATATGCATCTACATGATTATGATAAAGTCACAGACCACCAGGTTTTATTTAAAGGTATTATCAATTTATATGATAAGTTAGAATTTGCGAAAAGGAATCAAATGAGAGTTGTAATTGAAGTGAAAACAACTGAAGCTCTTAAAAAATCTGTGGAAAACTTATTAATTAGACATTTAAAGTAA
- a CDS encoding (2Fe-2S)-binding protein — protein sequence MEESKNQCSTGCRGHCSSCHEVEHGCPVCGNQGLEVPFETVENLTTTFIKEQLKHYQDEKFYLCLNKTCHVAYFTPDKAIILLSQLNVPIWFKRQKNEYYVCYCRRITLDDIIDAVKMLNKEEVTISDVIKFYNKEEVITDCLHNNPTGLSCDKLFENAIKYAQKHK from the coding sequence ATGGAAGAATCTAAAAATCAATGTAGTACGGGGTGCCGTGGACATTGTTCAAGTTGTCATGAAGTTGAACATGGTTGCCCAGTTTGTGGAAATCAAGGATTAGAAGTTCCGTTTGAGACGGTAGAAAACTTGACAACTACATTTATAAAAGAACAATTAAAACACTATCAAGATGAAAAATTTTATTTATGTTTAAATAAAACTTGTCATGTTGCTTATTTTACACCTGATAAGGCAATAATATTATTAAGTCAGTTAAATGTACCTATCTGGTTTAAACGTCAGAAAAATGAATATTATGTTTGTTATTGTCGGAGAATAACTTTAGATGATATAATAGATGCAGTAAAAATGTTAAACAAAGAAGAAGTTACTATTTCTGATGTAATTAAATTCTACAATAAAGAAGAGGTTATTACGGATTGTTTACATAATAATCCGACAGGGTTATCTTGTGATAAGTTATTTGAGAATGCGATAAAATATGCGCAAAAACATAAATAA
- the pstA gene encoding phosphate ABC transporter permease PstA produces the protein MFQLFNKLKSNTGNRKDSIFYLIIYLAAVICLFVLLWIIGFIFVNGMGKINFSFLKNDYEKSTNYVTYHAKQFSNNDGLFSNNFGFTIEDYKNSKNKSYYKITYIDEDSPLMKGKLGTGDKLVVNSGYLIENLNVNGETYYPDEKTAGEMIDLIDQSDTIELKIINPGGGIFPLIISTLMMIILTLAIATPLGILAAIYLVEYAKPGKIVNLIRFSIETLTGIPSIIYGIFGMLLFVRGMTFGNFNLLGIHIPNMKIFGYQTSQLSGALTLSILLLPFVIRTTEEALKTVPTFYKEASYGLGANRFQTLWKVILPSSIPGILVGVILSVGRIVGESAALLFTLGTFAKLPINPVTGNLSVFQTGTTLTVRAYVETKEFGNIEMACAIGIVILVIVFILNIISRLISSKLSKATY, from the coding sequence ATGTTTCAGTTATTTAATAAATTAAAATCTAATACAGGGAACCGTAAAGATAGTATCTTTTACTTAATAATTTATTTAGCTGCAGTTATTTGCTTGTTTGTTTTATTGTGGATTATTGGCTTCATTTTTGTAAATGGCATGGGAAAAATAAATTTTTCTTTTTTAAAAAATGATTATGAAAAATCGACAAATTATGTCACTTATCATGCAAAGCAGTTTTCAAATAATGATGGACTATTCTCTAATAATTTCGGCTTTACAATAGAAGATTATAAAAATAGTAAAAATAAATCCTATTACAAAATCACTTATATTGATGAAGATTCACCATTAATGAAGGGGAAATTAGGAACTGGTGATAAATTAGTGGTGAATAGTGGTTATTTAATTGAAAATTTAAATGTTAATGGTGAAACATATTATCCGGATGAAAAAACAGCAGGTGAAATGATAGATTTAATTGATCAGAGTGATACGATTGAATTGAAAATAATTAACCCAGGTGGTGGTATATTCCCTCTGATTATATCTACATTAATGATGATTATATTAACATTAGCTATCGCAACCCCCCTTGGGATACTAGCAGCGATTTATTTAGTTGAGTATGCAAAACCAGGGAAAATAGTTAATTTAATTCGTTTTTCGATAGAAACATTAACAGGAATACCATCAATTATCTATGGTATTTTTGGAATGTTACTTTTTGTACGTGGAATGACTTTTGGAAATTTTAATCTCCTTGGAATACATATACCCAATATGAAAATATTTGGGTATCAAACATCTCAACTATCGGGAGCATTAACCTTGTCCATTTTATTATTACCTTTTGTGATAAGAACGACGGAAGAAGCATTAAAAACAGTACCTACTTTTTATAAAGAAGCTTCGTATGGTTTAGGTGCTAATCGATTCCAAACATTATGGAAAGTAATTCTTCCTTCCTCAATTCCAGGTATTTTAGTGGGTGTAATATTATCTGTTGGTCGTATTGTAGGAGAATCAGCTGCGTTATTATTTACATTGGGGACATTTGCTAAATTACCTATTAATCCTGTAACAGGAAATTTATCTGTTTTTCAAACAGGAACTACTTTAACAGTAAGAGCTTATGTGGAAACTAAAGAATTTGGAAATATAGAAATGGCCTGTGCCATAGGAATTGTAATATTAGTAATTGTTTTTATTTTAAATATTATATCTCGATTAATTTCAAGTAAATTAAGTAAAGCAACTTATTAA
- a CDS encoding phosphate ABC transporter ATP-binding protein, whose product MSNIKFNVKNLNLFYGNFQALKNITIDISKKEVTALIGPSGCGKSTFLRTLNRMNDLIENVKIDGTILLDKQDIYKNYDVIKLRTKVGMVFQRPNPFPISIYDNVAYGPRCQGIKDKKRLNEIVEKSLKGAALWEEVKDRLKKSALSLSGGQQQRLCIARAIAMEPDVILMDEPTSALDPIATAKIEELMADLKKNYTIVIVTHSMQQAARISDNTAFFLLGELIEFDKTEKIFSLPDDKQTEDYITGRFG is encoded by the coding sequence GTGAGTAATATTAAATTTAATGTAAAAAATTTAAATTTATTCTATGGTAATTTTCAAGCATTAAAAAATATAACGATCGATATTTCTAAAAAAGAAGTAACTGCTTTAATTGGACCCTCAGGTTGTGGAAAATCAACTTTTTTAAGGACATTAAATAGAATGAACGATTTAATTGAAAATGTAAAAATAGATGGTACAATATTATTAGACAAACAGGATATTTATAAAAATTATGATGTCATTAAATTACGTACTAAAGTTGGGATGGTATTTCAAAGACCAAATCCATTTCCAATAAGCATTTATGATAATGTTGCTTATGGGCCAAGATGTCAAGGAATAAAAGACAAAAAGAGATTGAATGAAATTGTGGAAAAGTCCTTGAAAGGAGCAGCATTATGGGAGGAAGTAAAGGACCGATTAAAAAAATCAGCTTTAAGTTTATCCGGTGGACAACAACAGCGTCTATGTATTGCAAGAGCCATCGCGATGGAACCAGATGTTATTTTAATGGATGAACCAACAAGTGCTTTAGACCCAATTGCAACAGCCAAGATAGAAGAATTAATGGCTGATTTGAAGAAAAATTATACGATTGTTATCGTAACCCATTCTATGCAACAAGCTGCAAGAATATCTGATAATACAGCGTTTTTCTTATTAGGTGAACTAATAGAGTTTGATAAAACTGAAAAGATATTTTCATTACCAGATGATAAACAGACAGAAGATTATATCACTGGTAGGTTTGGATAA